DNA sequence from the Sphingomonas bisphenolicum genome:
AGATCATCCGCATGGTCGACGAGGGTAAACGGGCCTGGCATGCGGGCCGATCGCACTGGCGCGGCGTCGATGACGTCAATTCGGCCAGCATCGGCATAGAGATCGTCAATCCGGGGCATGAATGGGGCTATCGGCCTTTCCCCGAAACGCAGATGGGATCGCTGATTCCGCTGGTTCATGCGATCGTCCAGCGTCACCGCATCACGCGTGGCAACATCGTCGGCCACAGCGATATCGCGCCCGCGCGCAAGCAGGATCCTGGCGAGCTTTTTCCTTGGGGCCAACTCGCGCGCCTGCGACTGGCGCTCCCGCGACCCACCAAGAATCTGATGGACCCGCACTGGACCGACGGCGGCTTCATGCTGGCGCTCGAACGTTTCGGCTATGACATCGCCGATCCGCAGGCGGCGGTGGTCGCCTTCCAGCGCCGCTTCCGGCCGGAGCTGATCGACGGAGTGATCTGCGGCGAATGTCGCGCCATCCTGCTGGCCCTGCTGCTGCCCAAGCCGCGCGGCGATGAATAAGCGGGATGACGGGGCCGACAAATCGGTCTAAGGCCCGTTTCGCCAGAGGGCCGGGCGGCCGCGGCGTGGCGGGTAACTGCCACGGCGAGGAAAGTCCGGGCTCCACGAAATGACGGTGCCGGTTAACGACCGGCTGGAGTGATCCAAGGGACAGTGCAACAGAAAGCAGGTCGCAACGGCCTAGGCCATGCGAAATTGAAAGGGTGCGGTAAGAGCGCACCGCGTCTGCGGCAACGCAAGGCGGCACGGTAAACCCCACCGGGAGCAAGACCGAATAGGGGCGGCGCGCGGCTTCGACCGCTAGGCCTGTTTCGGCCGAGACCGCCCGGGTTGGTTGCTTGAGGAACGGAGCAATCCGTTCCCTAGAGGAATGGTCGCCTATCCCTGGAAACAGGGTGGACAGAACCCGGCTTACAGGCCCTCTGGCATTTTCCCGCGCAAATATGCCCGCCGGGCTGGCGTTTGCGCGGCTTATTCCCTAATTTGGCCGGATGGCAAGACAGAGCCGATCCAATGACTGGGGATTTCCCCGATGGCGCGCCTATGGCGGATCGCGTGAGGCGCAGAAGGTGCGCCTGTGCGACCGCTATGGCTGCGACCGCCCCGGCGACTGCCCCGCGCCCAAGTCCCCCAACAGCCCGGAACGCTGGTATTTCTGCGCTGATCATGCCGGCGAATATAACCGCAACTGGGACTATTTTCAGGGGCTGGACCAGGAAGAACGGGCAGCGCGCGAGCAGGCCGAACGGCGGGATGCGGGCGGTTATCAATCCAGCGCCTATCATGGCTGGGGCGGGCCGGGCGACGGCAGCCGATCGCGCGACGAACTCCACGCGCTCAAGGCGCTGGAGCTGGAGGACGATGCTGGTTTCGAGGATGTGAAGAAGAGCTGGCGCCGGCTTGCCAAGGAATATCATCCCGACGTGAAGCCAGGCGACAGCGATGCCTCGGTGCGGTTCCAGGCGATTCAGGCCGCTTATGAAGTACTGCGTGCGGCAGAGGAACGGCGGACCTGGAAACCGCGGGGAGCGAGTGATTGAAGGATTATGTCCGTTCGAATTGGACGAATGTGGTGCTAGTTTGCCGCAAATGTTCCAAGAAGTTGGACGGCGGTTTTGGTCCGGACGGCGGCGAACGGCTGGCCAAGGCGCTGCGCAAACATCTGTCCTTGAAAAAGGGTCGCAAGGCGACGGCGGGCGTGATGGAGGTCAATTGTCTGGGCATATGTCCCAAGGGCGCCGTAACGGTAGTGGATGCTGCGGCCAGCCGCGACTGGCTGCTGGTCCGGCCGGGCGCCGATCTTGACGAACTCGCGGAATCCTTGGGTCTCAATGCGTCGGAATATCCTTAATATTATCCTTACCAATTCCACCTAATCGGGTGGAATGAAGTTATCTGCGTCCTTTAGGTCCGTGCTGCCCATGGCAGGCCAGTGCATCGTCATTCTGTTCGGCCTGCTGGGATTATACGCCGTTCCGCCGGCCAGCGGCAGGATGCTGCTGGTGCCGCTGACCCAGGAGGCGGTTGCCGCGCTGGCGCCAGTCGCTGTCGCCCATGGCGCGCGACTGGTGGCGAAAGGCCCGTGGGCAGGTTCCCTTCTGGTCGAGGGGGAGCGCGACGATCTTGCCCCGGCGCTTCTGCATCACGGAATCGTCGCCCTTTCGGCGCAAATGGGCGGATGCGGAGCGTCGGCCTGATGAGCGCCATGACGAGCCTGGATCGGCTGCGGCTGCAGGGGCTGCGCATCCTCCTTTTCGCCAACTGGCTCTGGACCGTGGCGATCGGCCTCATGGGTCTGCTGCTGGGGGTGGAGCATAGCGGTCGCGCCCTGTTCCTGTCGGCTCTTGTCAACGCGCTTCCCACCATCCGGGTCATGCGCGCGCGACGTGACCTCGAAGCGCGCCTGGCCATGGGGACATTGGCCGCGGTTCAGCCGGCGATCGGGCTGTATCTGCTGTCAGGCCATAGCTGGCAGATGGACGGTCATATGTTCTTTTTTGTCGCATTGGCGGGGCTGGCGCTGCTGTATGATTGGCGCCCCATCCTGCTTGCTGCGTCGCTGACGGCCGCCCATCACCTGGTGCTCAGCCTGCTTCTGCCGGCCTGGGTTTTTCCTGACAACTCCAATATCGGCCGGGTGGCTATCCACGGCATAGCGGTCGTGTTGCAGGCAGCGGTGCTATGCTATCTTACGGTTCGGCTGCGCGTCATGCTGCTCGCGTTAGACGGGCATGTGGTGCAGGCCAGCCAACTCGCCGAAGAGGCTGACCAGGGCCGGAGTGCGGCAGAAGCTGCCATGGCGACGAGCCGCGAAATGGACGCCAAGGCTGCGCAATTGCGTGGGCAACAGGAAGCGGAAAAGGCGCGCATGGCGATGGAGCGGCGAGCGATGACGCTTGCGCTGGTCGGGGATTTTCGGCGGTCCGTGGCGGAAATCGTCGGCGCGGTTGGAGCAGCCGCGCAGGAACTCGACGATTCGGCGCGTCAACTCAACCATCTGGCCCAACGTGCAAGCGCCGGCACCGAGGAAACGGTGGCGATTGCCGAACAATCCTCCGCCAATGCGACGATGTTGGCGCGGCGTATCGATCAATTGTCGGAATCGATTACGGCGATCGCATCGGCGTCGCACCAGCAGGCCATGCTCGGCGGCGAAGCGCAGCGCGTGTCTGCTACGGGGCATCAGGCCGTGCACGAACTGGAGGGACGTACCACCTCCATCACCAGCTTCGCCGATTCCATAACGGATATCGCCGCGCGCACCAACCTTCTGGCGCTGAATGCCACGATCGAAGCGGCGCGCGCCGGCGATGTCGGCCGGGGTTTCGCGGTGGTGGCCGGAGAAGTAAAGCAATTGGCTGGCCAGGCCGCAAATGCGACCGGGGAAATTCACGCTTTGGCTTGGTCCGCCCGTCAAGGGGCCGGGGTGGCACGTGAGGCGCTATCTGAAGTCGCAGGCGCCGTCGAGCAACTGGCGGAGGCGGCGGATGCGATCCAGCGGGCAGTCGTCGATCAGCGCGATGCGACCAGCGCGATAGGTGAATCCGCGCGTGATACGGCGCAGGACGCGGCCATCATGACGCGACAGATGGAAGATGTCGCCGATGTCGCGCGCGACACCGAAAGCCTGTCGGCGCGCGTGTCCAGTGCGGCGTCCAGTCTGTCGAGCACGGCGAAGACGTTGCAGCGAGCGGCCGAACAATTTGTGACGCAACTGGAAGCGGCCTGATCCCGCCGAGTGCGTTCACGCGTCGTGGAAACGGGGACCGGTTGTATGCGCCCGGTCCCCTTTTCGATATCAGGCCGGCTGGTCGGCGCGGCTGGCGCCTTCACCGTCGAGGTTCAGCGCCGCAAAGTCCCAGTTGATCGCTTCCTTGAGGATGCGGTCGGCATAGCTGGGGCGCAGGTTGCGATAGTCGATATAATAAGCATGTTCCCAGACATCGACGATCAGCAGCGGCGCATGGCCTTCGTGCGCGACGGGGGTGTCGGCATCGTGATAGCTGGTCACTTCGAGCTTGCCGTCCTTCAGGACCAGCGCGGCCCAGCCGCTGGCGAAATGGCCCACCGCTTCGGCTTTCAGCTTTTCGATCAGCGCATCGACTGATCCGAAGGCTTCGTTGATCTTGGTCAGCAATTCGCCGGTCGGTTCGGTCTTCGTGGGCGACAGCGACTGCCAGTAGAAAGTGTGGTTCCAGATCTGGCCGACCTGGTTGAACAGGCCGCCCTTGGCCGACTTGATCAGCTCGACCAGCGACTTGCCCTGCAGGCTTTCGTCCGCGGCGACCAGTTCATTGGCCTTCACGACATAGGCGTTGTGATGCTTGCCATGGTGGAAGTCGAAGGTTTCGACGGACAGGATGTCGCCAAAAGCATCCTTGGCATAGGGCAGGTCGGGCAGAACAAAGGCCATGGCGGAACTCCTCGGGTTCGTTATGGGGCGGCCGCACGCAGGGTGGAGCGGCCGATTGGTCATATGGTCCATGCGGGGCGTGGACGCCTCCGCCGTTTCCCATATGCTGCCCCAACGCCCAAGAAAACAGATATGTGCCTATTGCGAAACGATCGCAGAAATTGGTGGTGGAAGTTGGCCGAAGTAGGGCGCGTGTCGGGTTCGCTTGACAGAGCGGTCCTGGTCCAACAGGATCGGATCATGCAAAATGGCGCCGCCTTTTCGCGCTTCCGTCATCACGGGGGCCAACTTCTCGCGGGCGATCCGCCCCGGACCTGACAGGCGATCGGCCGGCAGGGTCCGGGGCACCTTCTTGACGCCAGAGGCCCGCAGTCGGGCCGATCCTCTATCAGGAAGCCTTTCCATGATCCTGCATCAGAACGGGGCGGCCGTGCCGCCCATCCACCTTGTCGAATCCGAAGCGGACATGATCTCCGACCTGGCCTGGGCGGCGCGCGACCGCTTCCCCGATGTGTGCCAGTTGCTGCAGCAGGAGGTCGGGCGTGCGCAGCTTTGCGCGTCGGCCGACTTGCCCTGTACCGTCGTCGCCATGGGATCGGATGTGGCCTATCGCGATGGCCGTGACGGTGCGTCGCGGCGGGTCCAATTGGTCTATCCCGGTCATGCCGATGTAGCGCTGGGCCGCATTTCAATCCTGACGCCGATCGGTGCGGCGCTGATCGGGATGCAGGCCGGCGCGTCGATCCTGTGGCCCGACCGGGACGGCCATCTGCGCGACATCATCGTCGACGAGGTGGCACAGGCGCGGGCGGCTTAACTCAGCCTTGCGGCGGGGTGGTTTCACCCACCTCGTCGCTGTCGAGGCCATCGCCGAGCGTCAGGCCGTGGCGCATCAGCATCGGGATATTGGCGGCGGCAAATGCGACCGAGATGATGGTGACTCCCCACACCTTGACTGCGAGCCAGCTGTCGAAACTCATCGACCGGCGCATCACCTCGTTCGCGATCGCCATGGCGACGAAGAACAAGGCCCAATTGCGCGATAGCTTCATCCAACCGGTTTCGCTGAGGCCGTCATAGGCGGCCTGGAGCAGATATTTGAGCAGCGGTTTGCCACGCAACAATCCGGCGAAGAGCATCATCGCGAAGAAGCTGTAGATGATCGTGGGCTTCAATTGGATGAAGCTCTGGTCGTGAAAGTAGATGGTGAGGCCGCCGAAAAACAGGATCAGCAGCGCCGACAGCCAGAGCATCGGCGATACCCGGCCCAGCTTCACCCTGGAGATGACGACCGCGATCACGATCGCCGCCATGAAGGCGGCCGTGCCGAAGGTCATGGCGGTGATCGGATTGCCCGCGCCCCAGAACCACCCGGCACCCTTGTAGGTCAGGAAGAAGACCAGCAGCGGCCCGAAATCGAGCGCCAGGCTGAGCGTGCCGCCATGGGCGGGCTTTGCAGCGGGCTTGGTATCGACCATCAGTTTTGCTCCGTCATCCCAGCGAACGCCGGGATCCCACTTTTCTTCATGCGCCGCAAAAGGAAGAAAGACGCCAGCCTTTGCCGGCATGACGAACGACAATGCTCACCGTGCATAGGCCGTCCCCGCAATGGCGCGCGCCATGTCGCCGGGATCGAACGGACGCAGATCCTCGATTTTCTCGCCCACGCCGATCGCATGGATGGGCAGGCGGAATTTCTCCGCCGCTGCGACCAGCACGCCGCCGCGCGCGGTGCCGTCCAGCTTGGTCATGACCAGCCCCGTCACCTGCGCCGTTTCCTTGAAGACTTCGATCTGGTTCAACGCATTCTGTCCTGTCGTGGCATCCAGAACCAGCACAACGTCGTGCGGGGCGGCGGGGTTCAATCGACCCAGCACGCGACGCACCTTGGCCAGCTCATCCATCAGCTCGGTCTTGTTCTGGAGGCGCCCGGCGGTGTCCACGATCAGCACGTCGATGCCGGTTTCCGTCGCCTGCTTGACCGCGTCGAACACGATGCCCGCCGCGTCGCCGCCTTCCTTGCCCGCCACGATGGGGATGCCCAGCCGCTCAGCCCAGACCTTGAGTTGGCCGATCGCCGCCGCACGGAACGTGTCGCCGGCGGCCAGCATCACGCCATAATCCTGCTCCAGGAAATTATTGGCCAGCTTGGCGATAGTGGTGGTCTTGCCCGAACCGTTGACGCCGATGACCAGGATCACCTGCGGCCGCGGAAAGGCCTCGATCTCCAGCGGGCGGGCCACGGGGGCCAGCACCTTCTCGATCTCCTCCGCGATGATCTGGCGCAGATATTCCTCGGTCAATTCCTTGTTGTAGCGCCCCTCGGCCAGTCGTTCACGCACGCGCCCGGCCATGGCCGGGCCAAGGTCGGAGACGATCAGCGCCTCTTCGATCTCGTCGAGCGTCTGGTCGTCGAGCGCGGCCTTGGAGAAAAGGCCGGTGAGGTTGTCGCCAAGCCTGTCGGATGTGCGCTTCAGTCCGCCGAAGAGGCGATCGCGCCAGCTGGTGCCGGTATCTGTCATTATGCGGCCTCTTGCGCGATCAGCGCGCCATTCTCAAGCGCCGTGATGGGAACGGGAACGATGGAGGAGGGGGGCTGCGCCGCCGCGAAGCGCACCGGCGCAAAATTTTCAGCATGGCCGGTCAGGCCGCTGCGTTCGACCAGCACCGACTGGGTCGTGCCGATCAGGCTGCGGAGCCAAGTTTCGCGTCGCGCGGCGCAGGCGTCGCGCAGGCGGGCGGCGCGGGCCTTGATCGTCGCGCGATCGACCTGCGGCATACGTGCGGCAGGGGTGCCGGTGCGCGGCGAAAAGGGAAAGATATGGCCGTGGACGATGTCGCATTCGTCGATGAGCATGAGGCTGTTCTCGAACATCGCGTCATCCTCGGTCGGGAAGCCGGCGATGATGTCTGCGCCGATGCTGATGCCGGGGCGGGCGGCCTTGAGCCGTTCCACGATGGCAATGGCGTCGGCGCGGCTGTGGCGGCGCTTCATGCGCTTGAGGATCAGGTCGTCGCCCGCCTGCAGCGACAGATGTAGATGCGGCATCATACGCGGATCGTGCGCGATGAGATCGAACAGCCGTTCGTCGATTTCCACGCTGTCGAGGGAGGAGAGGCGCAGGCGGGTCAGATCGGGCACGCCCTTCAATATACGTTCGATCAGCAGGCCGAGCGACGGGCTGCCGGGCAGGTCCGGGCCGTAGCTGGTGACGTCCACGCCGGTCAGCACGATTTCCCGATAGCCGGCATCGACCAGTTGCTTCGCCTTGTCCACCACCGCGCCGGCGGGGACGGAGCGGCTGTTCCCCCGGCCATAGGGAATGATGCAGAAAGTGCAGCGATGATCGCAGCCATTCTGGACCTCCAGAAAGGCGCGGGCGTGGTCGGCGAACGCGCTGGCCATATGCGGGGCGGTGTCGCGCACGGCCATGATGTCGGAAACGCGGACCTTCTCCGTTATCGCGGCGAAGCTGCTCGCCTCCATCTTCTCCCGATTGCCGATCACGCCATCGACTTCGGCCATGGCGGCGAAGGTCTCCGGCTCGGTCTGGGCGGCGCAGCCGGTGACGAGGATGCGGGCGTCGGGTCGTTCGCGCCGGGCGCGGCGGATCGCCTGGCGGGTCTGGCGCACCGCTTCGGCCGTCACGGCGCAGCTATTGACCACGATCAGATCGTCCTGGCCGGCCGCCATGTCGCGAATCGCCTCGCTCTCCGCGATGTTGAGGCGGCAGCCCATGGTGATGATGTCCGGCGCTTTGGTTGAGGCAGGGGGCATCAGAAGCGGTCCCAGTCAGCCTCGCCATCGAAGACGTGGGTGGCGGGGCCGGTCATGCGGATCGTGCCGCCCGGTGCCCAGTCGATCACCAGATCGCCGCCCGGCAGACTAACCGTCACCGGACCCGTCATCAGCTTGCGGCGGATGGCGGCGACGGCGGTGGCGCAGGCGCCCGTGCCGCAGGCGCGCGTCAGCCCCGCGCCGCGTTCCCATACCACCAGACGGAGATGATCGTCGCCCACGACCTGCGCGAAATTGACGTTCACGCGGGCCGGGAACAGCGGATCATGCTCGATCAGCGGGCCGAGACGGTCGAAGTTCACACCGTCCAGATCGTCCACGAAGAAGATGACATGCGGGTTGCCGACATTGACCGCGGCGGGGGCGGGCAGCTCTTCCCAACTGGCGCCCATGGTCAGCGTGTCCATGGGATAGGCGAGCGGGATCGCATCCCAGTCGAAGCGCGGCGCGCCCATATCGACGCTGGCGCCGCCATCCACGCTCTTGGCGTCGAGCAGGCCCGCTTTGGTGCGGATCAGCACATCGCGGCCGACAAACAGGGGCACGCAGCGGGTCGCGTTGCCGCAGGCTTCGACTTCGCTGCCGTCGGCGTTGAAGATCTGCATCGACACGTCGGCGTCAGCGGCATTGCCGATGAGGATGAGCTGGTCGCAGCCGATCCCGGCATGACGGTCGGCGATGGCGCGCGCGCGCGCCTCCGTCATGTCGATCGCTTGTGCGCGCGCGTCAATGACGACGAAGTCGTTGCCGAGGCCATGCATTTTGGAGAAGCGTCCCATGGGCGCGCATGTAGTGGGGGTGAAGCGAAAAGGCCAGCGCTCAGCACCAATGTAACGCATCGGTTGACATTTGGCGTGGTGTAACTTATGGCGTTACGCATGGAGATGCGAAGCATCGCGCACAAGGGTTTGCGCCGCTTTTTCGAGACCGGCAATGTTAAGGGTTTGGTCGGGGATGTGGCAAGGCTGGGAAAAATGTTGGCCTTCATTGATGCTGCAACATCGTTGGAGGTGCTGTCCCAGCCCCCTAATTACGGACTCCATCCGTTGTCAGGTGATCGGGCCGGTACTTGGTCGATGACGGTAACGCGCAATTGGCGATTGACCTTTCGCATTGATGCACAGGATGCGCTGATCGATATGGATTTGGAGGACTATCAT
Encoded proteins:
- the rnk gene encoding nucleoside diphosphate kinase regulator; translated protein: MILHQNGAAVPPIHLVESEADMISDLAWAARDRFPDVCQLLQQEVGRAQLCASADLPCTVVAMGSDVAYRDGRDGASRRVQLVYPGHADVALGRISILTPIGAALIGMQAGASILWPDRDGHLRDIIVDEVAQARAA
- a CDS encoding methyl-accepting chemotaxis protein, whose product is MSAMTSLDRLRLQGLRILLFANWLWTVAIGLMGLLLGVEHSGRALFLSALVNALPTIRVMRARRDLEARLAMGTLAAVQPAIGLYLLSGHSWQMDGHMFFFVALAGLALLYDWRPILLAASLTAAHHLVLSLLLPAWVFPDNSNIGRVAIHGIAVVLQAAVLCYLTVRLRVMLLALDGHVVQASQLAEEADQGRSAAEAAMATSREMDAKAAQLRGQQEAEKARMAMERRAMTLALVGDFRRSVAEIVGAVGAAAQELDDSARQLNHLAQRASAGTEETVAIAEQSSANATMLARRIDQLSESITAIASASHQQAMLGGEAQRVSATGHQAVHELEGRTTSITSFADSITDIAARTNLLALNATIEAARAGDVGRGFAVVAGEVKQLAGQAANATGEIHALAWSARQGAGVAREALSEVAGAVEQLAEAADAIQRAVVDQRDATSAIGESARDTAQDAAIMTRQMEDVADVARDTESLSARVSSAASSLSSTAKTLQRAAEQFVTQLEAA
- a CDS encoding type II toxin-antitoxin system RelE/ParE family toxin; this translates as MEMRSIAHKGLRRFFETGNVKGLVGDVARLGKMLAFIDAATSLEVLSQPPNYGLHPLSGDRAGTWSMTVTRNWRLTFRIDAQDALIDMDLEDYHGA
- the ftsY gene encoding signal recognition particle-docking protein FtsY, encoding MTDTGTSWRDRLFGGLKRTSDRLGDNLTGLFSKAALDDQTLDEIEEALIVSDLGPAMAGRVRERLAEGRYNKELTEEYLRQIIAEEIEKVLAPVARPLEIEAFPRPQVILVIGVNGSGKTTTIAKLANNFLEQDYGVMLAAGDTFRAAAIGQLKVWAERLGIPIVAGKEGGDAAGIVFDAVKQATETGIDVLIVDTAGRLQNKTELMDELAKVRRVLGRLNPAAPHDVVLVLDATTGQNALNQIEVFKETAQVTGLVMTKLDGTARGGVLVAAAEKFRLPIHAIGVGEKIEDLRPFDPGDMARAIAGTAYAR
- a CDS encoding superoxide dismutase, which produces MAFVLPDLPYAKDAFGDILSVETFDFHHGKHHNAYVVKANELVAADESLQGKSLVELIKSAKGGLFNQVGQIWNHTFYWQSLSPTKTEPTGELLTKINEAFGSVDALIEKLKAEAVGHFASGWAALVLKDGKLEVTSYHDADTPVAHEGHAPLLIVDVWEHAYYIDYRNLRPSYADRILKEAINWDFAALNLDGEGASRADQPA
- the dapF gene encoding diaminopimelate epimerase; this translates as MGRFSKMHGLGNDFVVIDARAQAIDMTEARARAIADRHAGIGCDQLILIGNAADADVSMQIFNADGSEVEACGNATRCVPLFVGRDVLIRTKAGLLDAKSVDGGASVDMGAPRFDWDAIPLAYPMDTLTMGASWEELPAPAAVNVGNPHVIFFVDDLDGVNFDRLGPLIEHDPLFPARVNVNFAQVVGDDHLRLVVWERGAGLTRACGTGACATAVAAIRRKLMTGPVTVSLPGGDLVIDWAPGGTIRMTGPATHVFDGEADWDRF
- a CDS encoding N-acetylmuramoyl-L-alanine amidase — translated: MTDMPMIETPSPNFDDRSLPITMLVLHYTGMPDAASAINWLANPESKVSAHYVVTEDGQIIRMVDEGKRAWHAGRSHWRGVDDVNSASIGIEIVNPGHEWGYRPFPETQMGSLIPLVHAIVQRHRITRGNIVGHSDIAPARKQDPGELFPWGQLARLRLALPRPTKNLMDPHWTDGGFMLALERFGYDIADPQAAVVAFQRRFRPELIDGVICGECRAILLALLLPKPRGDE
- the ispZ gene encoding septation protein IspZ — its product is MVDTKPAAKPAHGGTLSLALDFGPLLVFFLTYKGAGWFWGAGNPITAMTFGTAAFMAAIVIAVVISRVKLGRVSPMLWLSALLILFFGGLTIYFHDQSFIQLKPTIIYSFFAMMLFAGLLRGKPLLKYLLQAAYDGLSETGWMKLSRNWALFFVAMAIANEVMRRSMSFDSWLAVKVWGVTIISVAFAAANIPMLMRHGLTLGDGLDSDEVGETTPPQG
- a CDS encoding (2Fe-2S) ferredoxin domain-containing protein, which translates into the protein MKDYVRSNWTNVVLVCRKCSKKLDGGFGPDGGERLAKALRKHLSLKKGRKATAGVMEVNCLGICPKGAVTVVDAAASRDWLLVRPGADLDELAESLGLNASEYP
- the mtaB gene encoding tRNA (N(6)-L-threonylcarbamoyladenosine(37)-C(2))-methylthiotransferase MtaB, whose protein sequence is MPPASTKAPDIITMGCRLNIAESEAIRDMAAGQDDLIVVNSCAVTAEAVRQTRQAIRRARRERPDARILVTGCAAQTEPETFAAMAEVDGVIGNREKMEASSFAAITEKVRVSDIMAVRDTAPHMASAFADHARAFLEVQNGCDHRCTFCIIPYGRGNSRSVPAGAVVDKAKQLVDAGYREIVLTGVDVTSYGPDLPGSPSLGLLIERILKGVPDLTRLRLSSLDSVEIDERLFDLIAHDPRMMPHLHLSLQAGDDLILKRMKRRHSRADAIAIVERLKAARPGISIGADIIAGFPTEDDAMFENSLMLIDECDIVHGHIFPFSPRTGTPAARMPQVDRATIKARAARLRDACAARRETWLRSLIGTTQSVLVERSGLTGHAENFAPVRFAAAQPPSSIVPVPITALENGALIAQEAA
- a CDS encoding J domain-containing protein yields the protein MARQSRSNDWGFPRWRAYGGSREAQKVRLCDRYGCDRPGDCPAPKSPNSPERWYFCADHAGEYNRNWDYFQGLDQEERAAREQAERRDAGGYQSSAYHGWGGPGDGSRSRDELHALKALELEDDAGFEDVKKSWRRLAKEYHPDVKPGDSDASVRFQAIQAAYEVLRAAEERRTWKPRGASD